The sequence AGGTAGTGATCTAGAATATACACTAGAGATATCATTAGAAGAGGCATTCTTTGGTGTAGAAAAAGAGATAACTATACCAAGAATGGCTGCTTGTGATACTTGTGAAGGTACTGGATCAAAATCTAAGAGCAAGACAACTTGTCACGCATGTCATGGTCAAGGTACAATCAGAAGACAGCAAGGCTTTTTTGCTTTTGAGCAAACTTGTCCAGCTTGTAACGGTTCTGGATCTAATATTTCAGACCCATGTGATGCATGTTATGGAAATGGTAAGGTTAAGAAGCAAAAAACTCTAAAAGTTAAAATACCAGAAGGTGTTGATAACGGAGATAGAATCAGATTACATGGTGAAGGAGATTCCGGATCTAATGGCAGCATGAATGGTGACCTTTATGTCCAGATCTTAATCAAAGATCACAAAATCTTTGAAAGAAGAGAAATGAACCTTTACTGTGAGATGCCGATAAGCTTTACTAAAGCTTGTCTTGGTGGAGAAATTAAGGTTCCAACATTAGATGGTGAGGTTGTATTAAAAGTTATTCCAGAAACTCAAACAGGTAAAGTTTTCCGTTTAAGAGAGAAAGGTATGAAATCTCTAAGAGGTCATAGAAGAGGAGATTTACTTTGTAAGGTAGTAGTGGAAACACCTGTAAATCTAAATGCTGAACAAAAAGAACTTTTAGAAAAATTTGCTGATAGTTTAGGTGAAGATTATCAAAGTAAGCATTCGCCAAAAAGTAAATCTTGGTTTGATAATGTAAAAGACTATGCTAAGAGCTTCTTTGAATAATTAATCATAACTTTTATCTTTAATAGTTATTTCTGAGAAAATAACATTCTTTACCACCTTCTAGAAAACCTAGACGTTTAATTAATGCGATTGACGCTATATTTCTTTTACCTATAGAAGCTTTTATTTCTATGACTTTATAAGTTTTAAATAGCTCTGTTATAACACAATTTACGGTTTCTGTAGCAATTCCCTTTCTCCAATAAGCTGGAAAAATAACATATCCTAAAATAGCTGTTTTTTCTAAAATAGGGATAGTTGCTTGGACATATCCAATATATTTTTCTGATTTCTTACATTTGATTATCCAGTTTAACCAAATATATTTATTATCTGGAGATATTTGTTTTTCTCGCTGTTTATATTTGATTTCTAATTTATCTAGAGAAGATGGCGGTGTGTCATCTATATAATCATATATCTGTTTATCTTGTAATAAATTAAATATTTTCCTTGCATGTTCTTGTTTAAGAGGTTCTAATTCAAACCTATCAGTCAGTAAAGGTGTTTTGTTTAGCATTCAGTATTTTACAAATTTTTCCTAAATTTATCTTATTAAAGTTAAGATCATATTTATATAGATAATTAGCAATTTTATTAGAATATTGGAGTAATTGGCAAGCCAATAAATATCTCAAGATAACTACAAACTATACCTTTTAAAGAGGGGGTCATACTCATAAAACAAATAATAAAAAAACAAAAAATAGCTGTATAAAGCTACTTATTTAGTAAATATACTTGGTAGACTAAAATTATTAAGTTTTATTTAAAATAACATTAAGAAGGTGGAGTATCTATGAAACAAACAAAAGGATATGTTTATATTATAATGATTTTAGGAGCCTTAGGTGGGATCTTATATGGCTATGATTTAGGTGTAATGAATGCAGCAGTCATTTTTATAAATAAAGAAATAATAATGTCTCATGGGCAAGAGTCTTTACTTTTAGGCTCCGTTTTAGGAGGGGCGCTTTAGCTACTTTATTTGCAGGTAAGGTGTCAGATATTATTGGTAGAAAAGTTTCTATTTTAATATCTTGTGTGATCTTTATTTTAAGTACATTTATTATTATGAATGCACATGGTTATGATAGTTTATTAATTGGTAGATTAGTGCAAGGTATAGCTGTTGGTATTGTTACTATAGTAATTCCTTTGTATATAGTAGAAGTTATGCCAGAAAATCTTAGAGGTAAAGGTATTGCGCTATTTCAGCTAATGCTTACACTTGGTATTGTGGGTGCTGGTTATGTAGGATATGAATTTACTAAATGGTTTCCTAGTAATGGCCACTGGAGAGATATGTTTGGAACATCTATGGTACCTGCAATTATTCTTTTAATTGGAGGATTGATATTTCTACCTACATCATCTAGATGGTTATTTATGAAAGGAAAAGCTGAGAAAGCAAAAGCTAATTTACGTAAGATATATAATGAAAATATAGTTGAGTATGAGTATGAAAAGATAAAAAAAAGTATTGGTGCAGGAGCAACATTTAAGGATTTTTTAGCAGGATTTAAAGATAAAAGAGTAGTGGTACTTTTTGTATCTGTAGCTTTAATTGCTATGCTTCAGCAGTTAACTGGGATTAATACATTTTTACAGTATAGTGCAAGCTTGTTAGTCCAGTCTGGTTTGACAGCTTCAACAACAGCGGTATTTAGTTCTACTGCAATAATGCTAATTAACTTTGTAGTCACTATTGTGGCTTTATGTTTGATTGATTATGCTGGAAGAAGACCTTTAGTTTTATTTGGAACCTTTGTAGTGTTTTTAGCGTTAGCTTTAATGGCAATTTGTTATTACTCTCTAGGTGCTAGCTCACTAAAAGGCTACTGTATGTTAATTCTTTTATGTGTATTTATCATAGGTTATGCAGTAGGTCCTGGTGTGTGTATTTGGGCTTTGTTATCAGAGCCTCTTCCAAATAAGATGAGAAGTGTAGGGATGTCCATTGCTTTATTCTTAAACTCTGGAATGTCTTTCTTATATGGCTCTTTATTTTTACCTTTATCAGCGCATATTGGTTTTGCGGGATTATTTGTTATAAGTGCTATTTCTGCATTGATATATCATATTCTTGTTAGAAAGAATATTCCTGAAACTGGTAATTTATCTCTAGAAGATATTGAAGATAACCTATATAAAGCATAAGGGGGAATTTAATGTTTATAACTAATGAAGATGTAATTAAATTTAAAGAAGAAGGTGTTGTTATAAAAAAACTTTTTTCTGAAGAACAAGTAGAGAAGCTTAAAAAAGCTGTTTATGATTCTTTTATTCCTGAGTATGTTAAGAAAGAAAAAAAAATGGCAAATATTCAATTCTTACAACCAAGAAATAGAGTAGATGCTTTACAAGAAGTTGCTGCAAATAAAGATATTCTAGAAGCCTGCTCAAAATTACTAGAGGGTGGAGAGCCTGTCATTGGAGGAGCTTCGCTTTTTTATGGCGAAAAAGGCATAGAGTATGTTCAAGGTTGGCATAGGGATTTACTACATGTGCCGGAAGATGAGATAGATGATTTTTGGTTTACAAAAGGCTATCATCATAATAATGTGCAAATAAATATAGCTTTAAATCATGATGAGAATCTTTGGTTTATTAAAGGTTCTCATAATCGTGAATTTACTGAAGAGGAGAAAAAGATCTTCGGTGATTCAAAAGTGATAGCAGATGTTAAGTATAAAGATTTACCAAATGCTGAAAAGGTAGTGTTAAAACCTGGAGAAGCAGCTTTTTATAATAATAATGCTCTACATAAAGGTTATGCAGGAACATTAAAATCTGATCGAATGGTTGTTCATTTGGGTTATCATTCGAATAAGTATGATCCAACATTTAATTTTTGTGTGATAAATCATCATGAGTTTACACCAGAATATCTAAATAGTTTGTCGGCCAGAGTTGAAAAATTATTACAAGATCATATCATTGAAAAAGAGCAACATCCTGAGGTAGAAAGGTTTTACCAATTACATCAGCAGTTTATAAATAGCGCATTTGAAACAAAGGAGAAGTAATGTAATGAAGGAAGTGCGGTGGGGAATTATCGGTTGTGGTAAAGTGACTGAAGTTAAAAGCGGACCAGCTTTTTATAAAGTTAAAGGCTCTAAGCTAGTAGCTGTTATGAGAAGAGATATTGAATTAGCTAAAGATTATGCAAAAAGACATAATGTACCGAAATATTATGATAATGCTGATGATTTGATTAATGATGCTGATGTTAATGCTATCTATATCGCGACACCACCGTCCTCTCACAAAGAATATACTATAAAAGCAGCAAACGCTGGTAAAGCTGTGTATGTCGAAAAGCCAATGGCAATGAACTATCAAGAATGCTTAGAGATGATAGCTGCTTGTAAAGAGAACAATGTGCCATTATATGTGGCGTATTATAAAAGGTCATTACCAAGGTATCAAAAGATAAGATCATTAATACATGATGAGAAAGTAATAGGTAATCCACGTTTTGTAAATTCTGTACTTTATGATCCTTTTGAAAAAAGATACCAAGATCCAGAAAACTTACCATGGCATGTTATCAAAGAGATTTCTGGAGGTGGTTTATTTATGGACGTTGGTTGTCATACCTTAGATATTTTAGATTATCTTTTAGGTAAGATAGTTGATGTAGAGTCACAGGTGACAAATCAAATTAATAAGTATCCAGTCGAAGATAGTGTTGCTATTAGCTTTTCTTTTGAAAATGGTGTCGTAGGGACAGGTATTTGGAATTTTAGTAGTTATACTAATTATGACAATATAGAAATCGTTGGAGATAAAGGTAAGATTAGTTTTTCCATGTTCGGAGAAGGACCTATAAAAATTGAGACAGAATCTCAAACACAAAGTATTTCTTTAAAACATCCAAAAAATGTTTCTATCGATATGGTTGAAGATGTTGTTAATTCAATTTTAGATAATAAAAACCATACTCTATCATCAGCAGAAATCTCAGCAAGAACAAATAAGTTAATTGACAAGGTTTATGCTGGTTAACTGGTTCATTTAAACTATCAAAAATTAAAATACTATTTTTGGTCTATATTTAATATTTCTACACTAGCGTATAGCATATAATTAGATGATTAATATCTTGCTTATTCTTTTTAGATGCTTAGTAAGAGAGTAGTTATTTTAATTAAAGAATTTAACAAATAGAGGAGGTTTATTCCTATGAGAAAGATTTTAGCAGGTTTGCTATTGGGCATGTTTATTGTCGTTGGCTGTTTTGCAAGTGATTCTATTAATCAAGATCAGCTAACAAATGCTATACAAAAAAGATTATACGAGCAAACAGGAGATAAAAAAGTATCTCAGGAGTTGACTAAGTTTATTATGTCTGATGTATTAACATGGAAAGCTAAGAGTATTGATATATCAAAAGCTAACTCAATATTAGCTTTCTCTTTTGGTAATGCATATGCTAAAAATGGTAATCAAAAACCAGGAAAAATGAATTATGAATTAGCTGATTTAGTCATCAGTATTTATAATAAAACACATCTTCCAGTATATGCTCAGTGGGAAATAGCTCAAGCAATCGGTAATAGAATACCACAAAAAGATTTACATACTATTTATCCAAAAGTTGATAGTCAAGGTAATTTAGTATACCTAGATACCAAAGGCGTTGCTAAAGAAGCAATAAAAGAAGTAAAAGGAGTAAATAATCTTGGTACAGCTGTAGTAATTGCTTTTAAAGAGCATGAATTAAGAGCGGTAAGAACATCCCAAGCTTTGGGTATAAAAGCATTTGCTCCAAAAGGTTATAAATTACCAGATACTTATGATAAATATTCAGGCCAACCATGGACTCGTGATAAGTTAACATTTATGCTTTATGAGATTAGAACTAGAGCAAATATATATAGAGAAAATTTAAATGGTATGATTAGTAAGAAATAACTAATTTTAAAGAAGTTTTATTTCTCCACACCAACAGCATAGTATATTACAACCATCGGGACCAGAGGTTACAGAATGCTCTGATTCAATAGGATTGATAAAGAAATCTCCAGCCTTAAAACTTCCTCTTTCATCAGTCATTGATCCTTTTATGACATATACCCATTCTATATCAGGGTGGATATGTTTACTCAACTTAGCAGAAGGATCTAAACGAATAAAATCTATGCGGTCGTAGACAAAGCACCACGGGTTTACCCGTGGGTATCTATTTGAAAATTTCTATCTTCATCTCTAGCTAGGAGTCTCTTTGAAACTCCCTTTTTAAAGTTTTCTAGCTCTTTAATATCATTTATATTAATCTTCATTTTATTTAATTCTTTAATAAGATATTTAAAGTATAGATAAGTTATAGGATAGTATCCATAGTTAATATATGCTATAGAAAAACATAAATGGTTATCTTTTAATAAGATATTACTATCTGCTTAGAAAATACTCATTGATTCACACATCATTAAAAAACAACAAAAACAGATTGCTAAAGTAATTATATTAAAATTATATTTCTTTGTGGCTAAAGATATTACTAACCAGCTTAGCATTCCCCATATGATGCCTTGAGAAATAGACAAAGTTAGTGGCATTAGTACAATAGTTAAAAATGCTGGTATAGTCTGAGAAAGATCATCCCACTCTATAAATCTAACAGAAGAAAGCATATGGCTACCAATAATAACTAATGCTGGAGCAACAACAAACATAGGTACCATTTCTACAACAGGTGATAAGAATAAAAATGGTAAAAATAATACTCCTACAGTTATTGCGACTAGGCCGCTTTTACCACCTATAGAAATCCCAACCGCAGACTCAACGTATACAGAAGATGGGGATGTACCAAATAATCCAGAAAATAAAGATGAAAAAGAATCTACAAGTAAAGACTCTCTCATTCTAATAGGATTACCATCTTCATCTAGAGTATTAGCTACACTAGCTAAGCCTACAATAGTTCCAGTACTATCAAAGATATTTATAAATAAAAAGGAAAAGATTGCTGGTATAGTCG is a genomic window of Francisella sp. LA112445 containing:
- the dnaJ gene encoding molecular chaperone DnaJ, which translates into the protein MQQKCYYEILNVSKTASGVEIKRAYRKLAMKYHPDRNPDDKEAELKFKEVSEAYEILSDDQKRSRYDQFGHAGVNQQGGAGAGAGGFGGFEDIFDTFFGGGASRGGAGRSRASRGSDLEYTLEISLEEAFFGVEKEITIPRMAACDTCEGTGSKSKSKTTCHACHGQGTIRRQQGFFAFEQTCPACNGSGSNISDPCDACYGNGKVKKQKTLKVKIPEGVDNGDRIRLHGEGDSGSNGSMNGDLYVQILIKDHKIFERREMNLYCEMPISFTKACLGGEIKVPTLDGEVVLKVIPETQTGKVFRLREKGMKSLRGHRRGDLLCKVVVETPVNLNAEQKELLEKFADSLGEDYQSKHSPKSKSWFDNVKDYAKSFFE
- a CDS encoding phytanoyl-CoA dioxygenase family protein, yielding MFITNEDVIKFKEEGVVIKKLFSEEQVEKLKKAVYDSFIPEYVKKEKKMANIQFLQPRNRVDALQEVAANKDILEACSKLLEGGEPVIGGASLFYGEKGIEYVQGWHRDLLHVPEDEIDDFWFTKGYHHNNVQINIALNHDENLWFIKGSHNREFTEEEKKIFGDSKVIADVKYKDLPNAEKVVLKPGEAAFYNNNALHKGYAGTLKSDRMVVHLGYHSNKYDPTFNFCVINHHEFTPEYLNSLSARVEKLLQDHIIEKEQHPEVERFYQLHQQFINSAFETKEK
- a CDS encoding cupin domain-containing protein, coding for MSKHIHPDIEWVYVIKGSMTDERGSFKAGDFFINPIESEHSVTSGPDGCNILCCWCGEIKLL
- a CDS encoding sugar porter family MFS transporter, producing the protein MSDIIGRKVSILISCVIFILSTFIIMNAHGYDSLLIGRLVQGIAVGIVTIVIPLYIVEVMPENLRGKGIALFQLMLTLGIVGAGYVGYEFTKWFPSNGHWRDMFGTSMVPAIILLIGGLIFLPTSSRWLFMKGKAEKAKANLRKIYNENIVEYEYEKIKKSIGAGATFKDFLAGFKDKRVVVLFVSVALIAMLQQLTGINTFLQYSASLLVQSGLTASTTAVFSSTAIMLINFVVTIVALCLIDYAGRRPLVLFGTFVVFLALALMAICYYSLGASSLKGYCMLILLCVFIIGYAVGPGVCIWALLSEPLPNKMRSVGMSIALFLNSGMSFLYGSLFLPLSAHIGFAGLFVISAISALIYHILVRKNIPETGNLSLEDIEDNLYKA
- a CDS encoding GNAT family N-acetyltransferase; protein product: MLNKTPLLTDRFELEPLKQEHARKIFNLLQDKQIYDYIDDTPPSSLDKLEIKYKQREKQISPDNKYIWLNWIIKCKKSEKYIGYVQATIPILEKTAILGYVIFPAYWRKGIATETVNCVITELFKTYKVIEIKASIGKRNIASIALIKRLGFLEGGKECYFLRNNY
- a CDS encoding sugar porter family MFS transporter, which gives rise to MKQTKGYVYIIMILGALGGILYGYDLGVMNAAVIFINKEIIMSHGQESLLLGSVLGGAL
- a CDS encoding Gfo/Idh/MocA family oxidoreductase encodes the protein MKEVRWGIIGCGKVTEVKSGPAFYKVKGSKLVAVMRRDIELAKDYAKRHNVPKYYDNADDLINDADVNAIYIATPPSSHKEYTIKAANAGKAVYVEKPMAMNYQECLEMIAACKENNVPLYVAYYKRSLPRYQKIRSLIHDEKVIGNPRFVNSVLYDPFEKRYQDPENLPWHVIKEISGGGLFMDVGCHTLDILDYLLGKIVDVESQVTNQINKYPVEDSVAISFSFENGVVGTGIWNFSSYTNYDNIEIVGDKGKISFSMFGEGPIKIETESQTQSISLKHPKNVSIDMVEDVVNSILDNKNHTLSSAEISARTNKLIDKVYAG